The following coding sequences lie in one Takifugu flavidus isolate HTHZ2018 unplaced genomic scaffold, ASM371156v2 ctg262, whole genome shotgun sequence genomic window:
- the LOC130520011 gene encoding RLA class II histocompatibility antigen, DP beta chain-like isoform X3: MNICLLFWILLPAAECGSHSLEFLSTGRVQPGSGLHFEQVTEFDGVVISHCDSGTQQEHFKPVLESHNLPGTCTAACYDVFDALKAISKFINHTRNVQRRRGCITSDERLESAFDNWAVNGEGFIQFDAGAQKWKALSPSAEMIKDSWNNREARNHFYGQFIRRYCLEMIHQIKLKETEKRTDLRVFANPVNRTKALLKCHVTSTDKSVRSVSLTEDGAPKANWITVTGPLPSGDGSVILILTAEVPLIHPNIYGCVVQTEDRNITVMWDGNTLDGRHILYIHMTFWRIIGIIFTVCFLISVMTLLFTREEKVVKET, translated from the exons atgaacatttgtcttctgttttggatcctgctcccagcagcagaatgcg gttcccattctcttgagttcttgtctacaggacgtgttcagcctggatctgggctccattttgaacaagttacagagtttgatggagttgtgatctctcactgtgacagtgggacacaacaagaacacttcaaacccgtcctggaatcccacaacttacctgggacctgcacagcagcatgttatgatgtttttgatgctctcaaagcaatttctaaattcatcaatcacacacgga atgttcagcggcggcgtggctgcatcacgtcagacgagaggcttgaatctgcttttgacaactgggcagtgaatggagagggtttcattcagtttgatgctggagctcagaaatggaaagccctgtctccttctgcagaaatgattaaagattcgtggaacaACCGTGAGGCTCGGAACCATTTCTATGGACAATTCATCAGGAGATACTGTctagaaatgatccatcagatcaaattaaaagaaacagaaaaaagaacag atctccgtgtgtttgccaaccctgttaacagaaccaaggcattgctgaagtgccacgtcaccagtactgacaaatcagtgcgttcagtgtctctgactgaagacggggcccccaaggcaaactggatcactgtaactggcccgttgccttctggggatggatcagtgatcctcatcctgacagctgaggtccccctgatccaccccaacatctatggctgtgttgtccaaacagaagacagaaacatcactgtcatgtggg atggaaacacacttgatggacGACACATCCTTTACATCCACATGACGTTTTGGAGAATTATCGGCATCATttttacagtttgttttttaatctccgTAATGACTCTTTTGT
- the LOC130520011 gene encoding RLA class II histocompatibility antigen, DP beta chain-like isoform X4, with amino-acid sequence MNICLLFWILLPAAECGSHSLEFLSTGRVQPGSGLHFEQVTEFDGVVISHCDSGTQQEHFKPVLESHNLPGTCTAACYDVFDALKAISKFINHTRNVQRRRGCITSDERLESAFDNWAVNGEGFIQFDAGAQKWKALSPSAEMIKDSWNNREARNHFYGQFIRRYCLEMIHQIKLKETEKRTDLRVFANPVNRTKALLKCHVTSTDKSVRSVSLTEDGAPKANWITVTGPLPSGDGSVILILTAEVPLIHPNIYGCVVQTEDRNITVMWDGNTLDGRHILYIHMTFWRIIGIIFTVCFLISVMTLLFTRGKSGEET; translated from the exons atgaacatttgtcttctgttttggatcctgctcccagcagcagaatgcg gttcccattctcttgagttcttgtctacaggacgtgttcagcctggatctgggctccattttgaacaagttacagagtttgatggagttgtgatctctcactgtgacagtgggacacaacaagaacacttcaaacccgtcctggaatcccacaacttacctgggacctgcacagcagcatgttatgatgtttttgatgctctcaaagcaatttctaaattcatcaatcacacacgga atgttcagcggcggcgtggctgcatcacgtcagacgagaggcttgaatctgcttttgacaactgggcagtgaatggagagggtttcattcagtttgatgctggagctcagaaatggaaagccctgtctccttctgcagaaatgattaaagattcgtggaacaACCGTGAGGCTCGGAACCATTTCTATGGACAATTCATCAGGAGATACTGTctagaaatgatccatcagatcaaattaaaagaaacagaaaaaagaacag atctccgtgtgtttgccaaccctgttaacagaaccaaggcattgctgaagtgccacgtcaccagtactgacaaatcagtgcgttcagtgtctctgactgaagacggggcccccaaggcaaactggatcactgtaactggcccgttgccttctggggatggatcagtgatcctcatcctgacagctgaggtccccctgatccaccccaacatctatggctgtgttgtccaaacagaagacagaaacatcactgtcatgtggg atggaaacacacttgatggacGACACATCCTTTACATCCACATGACGTTTTGGAGAATTATCGGCATCATttttacagtttgttttttaatctccgTAATGACTCTTTTGT tCACAAGAGGTAAAAGTGGTGAGGAAACTTAA
- the LOC130520011 gene encoding RLA class II histocompatibility antigen, DP beta chain-like isoform X5 has translation MNICLLFWILLPAAECGSHSLEFLSTGRVQPGSGLHFEQVTEFDGVVISHCDSGTQQEHFKPVLESHNLPGTCTAACYDVFDALKAISKFINHTRNVQRRRGCITSDERLESAFDNWAVNGEGFIQFDAGAQKWKALSPSAEMIKDSWNNREARNHFYGQFIRRYCLEMIHQIKLKETEKRTDLRVFANPVNRTKALLKCHVTSTDKSVRSVSLTEDGAPKANWITVTGPLPSGDGSVILILTAEVPLIHPNIYGCVVQTEDRNITVMWERNELLQSYNLVQAVECTEPPSASRGRCSSSAPTFLSSWHRIISAQR, from the exons atgaacatttgtcttctgttttggatcctgctcccagcagcagaatgcg gttcccattctcttgagttcttgtctacaggacgtgttcagcctggatctgggctccattttgaacaagttacagagtttgatggagttgtgatctctcactgtgacagtgggacacaacaagaacacttcaaacccgtcctggaatcccacaacttacctgggacctgcacagcagcatgttatgatgtttttgatgctctcaaagcaatttctaaattcatcaatcacacacgga atgttcagcggcggcgtggctgcatcacgtcagacgagaggcttgaatctgcttttgacaactgggcagtgaatggagagggtttcattcagtttgatgctggagctcagaaatggaaagccctgtctccttctgcagaaatgattaaagattcgtggaacaACCGTGAGGCTCGGAACCATTTCTATGGACAATTCATCAGGAGATACTGTctagaaatgatccatcagatcaaattaaaagaaacagaaaaaagaacag atctccgtgtgtttgccaaccctgttaacagaaccaaggcattgctgaagtgccacgtcaccagtactgacaaatcagtgcgttcagtgtctctgactgaagacggggcccccaaggcaaactggatcactgtaactggcccgttgccttctggggatggatcagtgatcctcatcctgacagctgaggtccccctgatccaccccaacatctatggctgtgttgtccaaacagaagacagaaacatcactgtcatgtggg aaagaaacgagctactacagagttacaatttggtGCAGGCAGTGGAATGTACAGAACCaccctctgccagcagggggcgctgcagcagctcagcacccaCCTTTCTATCGTCTTGGCACAGAATTATCAGTGCGCAACGTTGA